The Juglans microcarpa x Juglans regia isolate MS1-56 chromosome 8D, Jm3101_v1.0, whole genome shotgun sequence genomic sequence AAAACATCCTGCAAAGCACCTGCTTCGTACAACATCCAAAAATGGTAACTTTTCACAAGAAGCCGGGCCAAATAACAACTCAAGTAAAAGATGAAATAGAGATAGTTTGCAGACTCCAATTAGACTAGAAATCCATTTACTACAAACGTAACTGTGACACATCTTAGAATAGACTAAGCCCCTAGCAGAAGAATCAATTCATTGAAGCATCAATTTCTCTGAGTCTCAGAAACTTCAAAGAACATAAGAGTCATTGTCCAAGTTATCAATACCATGAATAAACTAAAGGAGGTAGTGTTTAAAAAGTGTGTTTTTTATGTAACAAGAAGTAATATCAAAATACAAGAAGTCTCATTGCACTGGCtgtatacaaaaaaataaaaaaggaaaaaattacaaaataaaattaaagaggGACAGACCAATACTGTCATATGCACCCAGCCAATCATAGTATCAACTAAAGGAATAATTTGACCGAGTTGATATAAAAGCTCAACAGCATTGCAGATCTGATATTCCCTTTCTCTCCCCAAAGTCCATACGCACCAATCAACATTGAGCAAAAATGTTGATTTAGCCATAACATCATGGCAAAGATATTGATTCACATTTAATTATCATATTCGTactcatcaaaaaaaaattatcacattCAGATCCCTTTCTGTTAAAgggaaatttgatgaattttctaTATCTATACAGAACTGACACAAAGTGCTGAAGCCAAGGGCTAAATAGTCATGAAAGAGTTTCTTCTTCGCACTCTTGCAACTCGACACCGTATTAACAGTGAGAGAAAGATGCATAGAACTCAAATGAGGAAGAGATCCTTTTATTGTGTATTATGTTTGCTATTGATTTGTATTGCACGGACTCAAAAACCAGAAACTTTAAAAATCTAATGAGGTATTACCATATGTAACTTCAGAAACCAACACTAATCCACAATAATGGTAAGAAGAGGATGCCAAAAGACAACAAAGAATGGGAAAATACCTCCAGGTTGTGCAAGCTTTCCTGCAGAGAGATTATAACAGTACAGAGTCAGAATACATTATAATCACCAAACCTTACTTCCAGCATCATggaaacaaatatattttcatgacAACAGATGCCTTGTGAATGTGAGAGTTTAATAGTCAAGTCAAGTAACCTAAGGCCATCGCAACTGCATAAGTATCTCTTGTAGCTAACTCCGAGAGAATTTCCAATGCATGCCTCACAGCAACAGGATCAGCAAATGAAACTCTGCCAATTTGACACCACTAGTTATTGACAATagacaaaacataacaaaacagGAATGGTTAGATGTACCATAACTATGATGAAATTGGTTAAAATTAAAAGCAGCACAATAAGCATATTAAAGATATTCACACATAGGCTTGCAAGTGGAACAAACAAAAGCAGATCAATGAAACTAGGGTTCCTTGAGCAAGAGATAATTATCCAAAGGACTTGCAGCCACcaatctacatatatatagattaagCAAAAACACAAAGCATTACCAGACTAAAAAAACCAGGATTTCCAAACTTATATCAAAAGATCTGTAGAGgattaaaaacaattatttatatttggtTCACAATATACACAACTCAAATTAAATCATATGAAAGAAAGGACAGAAAGGTTTCGTAAAAAGGAGAAGTGAATTGCAATTATAAACTTCTGCCATGAATGAATCAACAGAGGTTTTAATGGACTAGAAATAAATAACAGATGCTTCAATCTAAAAGTTCTATCAGTGGACAAAAATGAggtaaatacaaaaaaatatccaTATCTTGGCAGGGCctaaacatgaaaacaaaagtTAGAGTAACATGTGCATACATATATTGGCCCCCATACTCATAttgtcaaattttaaagattctACGGACTGTAAATGAAGCCTCACAATGCGAGCATGAAACAATAGCTATATACAAACTGAActgattttctattttcaaggGGACATGGGAAGAAATGTTacttatcgaaaaaaaaaaaagggcagaAAAGAAGTAGCACATCTCGAACAAATTAAGCAACCATTGTGGGGTTTCAAAATCAATCCTGCCATTGGAAGACCAACAGAGGCCTCCTAGGGAAGTGGCTATGGCTGTATGCCAATGAAAGAGATAGCCAATGGAAAGTGACATGAAATATTGTAGTGCTTTGGGTTGTTGCAACTCTAATGAGGTGAGTAGGTTCTATGTAATGACCAGGGGAAAGGCCATGTCACTTTGGggcctatattccaaaagaacGAGTTAATGTTACAATCGAAACCCGTCATAAAaagaacttctccctcctaGAAAATCTAGGATCCCATCCACTACCCTCATTCCTCAATCCAAggtattatattatatcttattcTGCCCCCTTAAATTTCTACATCCTCGTCAAGTCATTTTGTTGTATGTGGCGCGACTTAAGTCccacaattctaactaagattGTCTCTGACCCATTTGTAATAACCCAATAAAAACTCAAGCCTTATGGGCCTGTACTCCAAAAGGATTATTCAATGTTATAATTGGCCCCGTGGTAAGATAGCTAACACTATTATACAAGCAGTTTTTTTGTCTCTTTTGCTTAGACTAGGTGATGCTTAGACTGgtgataatttttttagcaaGTTGGAAATGAAGACTTGGGAGTGATCACAGCAGGCTCTTGTGGATAATGATTCTAATCTCTTCACTATGGTGCACATGGTGAGAAAGAAACAATCGGAGTTTCAAAAATAGTATAGGCACAATGTAGGAACTCAAAGCTTTATTTTTAATACACATTTTTATTGGATGGAAAGCTTCCCATTTATATTTCTGTAACTTTAACTTCCtatattttcttgatttctttGCTTTCTCTAGTTAGGTGTATCTGATGTATACTCCCTGTGCACTTTGATAGCCGATAGTGCctttttaatcattaataaaacttatcttaCTTACTGAACAAGCATTGAATTAGTTCCTTTTTATGAGTAATActgcatttttttcccttcttggGGGGGACGTTCCaagaatttattataaaaacaaagaacaaaaatccaataatatttataaaagagaaCCCAAAAAGCTAGTGCAACTCTGAAGGACCAAAAAGAAAGGGGGAAAATCGCAACATAAATCAAATCCTAGAGtttcatgaaagaacaaaatCCACAAAGAAAAACTTCTGTTCACCATCAAAACCCACTATGTCACTGCTTCAAGTATCCCACCATAACCTTGCAACAGGAAATCCAACACCTTAAAAACAATCAGTGAAAGAATGAACAACTTACCCCTGTACAGCACGATGAAGAAATGCGGGATTTCCAGGATCCAGAGGAAGTCTTCTCAAAGCACTTAGTGCAGCATATTGCAAATTACTCCGAATGACAAACTAACAATTAAAAGAAGTGCATAAAATACCATCCAGTGATCATCTACGAAAACCAAACAGATAAAAGCATATCGTCTAAAGATAAGTATAGAGAATAAACAGAAAGCATAGGATGTCAATGAACAAGTCTGCGAGACAAtcagacatgcatgcatgcaataacACAGATGGTAAAATTATCAGAAAAAATGTCCCTGActaaaccaaaccaaaatcCGCTATCCACACACTTAAAGCAAAATTCTGCTAGTAGAAGTCCAACACCTTTGTTAACTCATTGTTGAATTAACACGCTATCAGTAGTAACCCCTTTCCAATGATCATAAGCATCAtcagaaacaaaaatgaaaagaaactgGTTCCCAGACTTGGTGCTGGAAATCTCAAGATACTatcattatactttttttttttttatcattatactTTTTTCCTGGCAAGATATCATATTAATCATTGAGGTACttagaaaatcacaaaaaaacatGCAATCCAATGAAATGATAAAACACACAGCAAATAGAGAAACTTATGATGAATTACTATTACCTCCTTATCACCACCTTTAGCCCCAAACACGCCTTTCTTACGTTTTTGTGGGCCATCAGCTACCTGCAAATCCATATATTAACACTAAAAACAAGAGAACTTGAAGCATAATTTCCGTGAAACTACGATAATGTAATGAACATAATAATATGTCATGGAATAAAAACTAACTTAATGAATAGGAACACAATTAAAATGTCTTAACTTATGTCAAAGGTGAGATTATATCAATGTCAAATAATTATCCATGCAACGTGCAACTCATTCACATGTATAGTAACACCAATTGTCAATAGTGTCACTTTCTTCACATCCATGCTAGAGATACATGGAAGTTTTCTGAATTAACCACCCATCATAACTACCAAACATAACTCCTGAAATCCAAAGCATGGCATCAAACCAATTATAACCAGAACCTCCTAGGGCTTCCTAAACAATCGATTTAAACTCATAGTGCAGACAATAGATGAGGGAGCTATTGATACAGAAGCACAAGATATCATCACTTAGAGGGCATGTAGAGGTTTTTTATTTGCTGTCGCTGCTacctttttttatatgtatttactGCTGCTACCTATTCCAAATTGTACCCCATTCTTACACCTTCAGGCATTAGAATGCATTTCAGCATTCTCCATTCAAAAACATAGTAACTTTTTCATCACAAAGTTATCATGGGGCTTTCAGCAGGCTTCCATTTCAGATTTGTTGATTCGTTCTAATGGAGTTGTGCAATGGGATGTTAGTTTTATTAGAGCTGTTCAGGATGGGGAACTTGATGAAGTTGCAGATTTTTTCAGTTTGTTGTATTCTCTGGATATTGGAGgaaattagagggatcaaatTTACGGAAGCATACAACGAGTAAAAAGTTTTATGTTCGATCATACTATAAGGTGTTGACTGTTCAGCATCACTTTTCTTTTccgtggaagagtatttggagagTTTATGTGCCATCCAAGGTTGCCTTTTTTATTTGGACAGCATCACTTGGGAATATTCTGACaattgataatttgagaaagcgtGGCATGATTGTTATGGAGTGATGCTCAATGTGTAAGAAATATGGTGAATCggtggatcatttacttttacattggGAGGTGGCTAAGGTGTAATGGGATGGTGTGTTTAGTAGAGCAGGGCAGGTTTGGATAATGCCTAAAAAAGTGGTTGACTTACTTGCATGTTGGAATAGGCCTCAAAGTTATTCTCAAGTGGCAGCTGCgtggaaaatgattcttttgtgcattatgtggtatatttggatggaaaggaatgagcgGTATTTTAACAACAAGGAACGTACTGTAGAGGAAATCTGGAAACTTTTTGTGTCTTCCTTGCCTCAATGGTTTTCATCTATTGTACTTAATGGAGGGactgttcatgagtttttgttttcatttcataatcctagaatgtaattaggtgtttcttttgtatacttcctgtgtacataggtttcgcctatttcattcgatgaataaataaataaataaaaatcatggtGCTTTCATTTTCTGCAATTACAAGATGCCATTCATTGTTGTAAGTAATAGACAGACCTAATTAAGCAACGAACTTCCTCTGATCACATCAGACACCTAAGTCATTCACCTTATAATTTATCCAGCAGTGACTGAATCCACTATCCAATTGATCTTCTTAAACTTTATtctgttttcaaaagaaaactaaaaagtgTGCtcctttttcatataaattttagcaATGATTTTGAATACGCCACCTGATCATAATAAATCTTAGCAATGAGAATACGCCACCTGATCATATAAATCTTAAGTTCTCAACTCAAAAGCTTCTACAATATCTCAATGAAAAAATCAAATGCATTTAATCAATGGGTTTCCATCACCTTTGACACTCATCAAAAGTCTCTAGGTCGCCTCAACTAGATAACAAACCACAAAACGTAAGCATCATCCCCAACAACCAAAAGCATAGTTTGAGTGGAGCGTGATAGACGTTCCCATCACCTTAAGCTTTTCAAACAATTAGTTATCCAACAAGGTATTAAAACCTGGCTGTTTATGTCTTggtaccccccccccccccccccccctctccttTCCTTCCACTCATTCAAGGCTCATGATTGTAGGTTTTGCTCTGGGCTCCATGAGCAGCTGGGTGAGTTGCACCCAGGGAGGGTGTGAATGTAAAGTGTGtattaagttttatataacCGTCATCTTTTGGGATATTGTTATCCTACACGAAATAGAGGCCAACCTAGCGAAGTACCAAACTATGTTCTTCCAACACAAGactaagaatatttttataaaaacttttaaGATAATACAACATATAAGCCTCTAGTAATTACAAGTCTACAAAGAATAGTAAAGAGAGTAGCATTCTCGGTACATATTTATAGAAGAAACAAAATCGGACAAACCTTATCAAGTATGCCAAATacaatttcatacaatctcgaCAAAATGTCAAAGTTGCTTGAAGGAGCATATGTAAGAGCCTTTAAAGCCTGCAATCTCCGTGCATGAACTACAGAAATGATGAAGGAACAAAAGCAAATCATTATCTATAGCCACTTCAAATAGGACTCAAATTTCAACCATAAAAGTAGCAACCAATTACTCTGCATGGAAAGACTAGATGGTGGggaataaatcattttatttccttttaggCAGCAATTCCTTATCTCAaactgtaaaataaaattacacttacattaccattttttttttttatctgtaaacaattttttattgatcaaaagagagacaaaaatgcccaagtatacaggacatATACATGAGCAAGTTTATGTCTAGTttaaagatacaaggaaatcatgcaAAGGcctgccatgaaaatcaattacaatcgaccaatgaagtaaagtgttgaaaaacaaaattctaagctTTTCCATTGATCTCtctttatcttcaaagcatcttgcGTTCCACTCCCTCCAGATGCACCACCATAGGCAAATAGGTAAcatcttccatatggatgcaatttgagagttgcccCTAATACCTCTCCAGGAGGCTAAAAAATCATATACCCTTTTCAGCATCACCCACGCTAACCCCAATCGTGCTAAGACTTCAGTCCACAAAGTCttagcaatctcacaatgtagtaatagATGGTCAGCAGACTCACCgctcttcttacacatgtaacaccaattcATAGCTATAATGCCACGTTTCCTTAGGTTATCTATAGTAAGAATCTTCTCCAAATaggctgtccatacaaaaaaagttgcctttagaggtgcctttgtcttccaaatgctcttccatgggaacggGGCTAAGTTGTGCATGTTCAAGGAATGATAGAAAGAGCTGGCCCTAAAAACTCCCTTCTTAGAGGGACGTCAATATATCTTGTCTTCACCTTCCCCCGACTCACGAGTGGAGTACACAAGGTCACAAAAGGCCGAAAAGTCctccatctcccaatcttgtgcatctcTATGGAAAGTGAGGTTCCATTGGGAATGGCCATTGgaaaagataattaaatctGCTATTAATgcttctttccttcttgctaAGCTATAAACTTGTGGAAAGACATCCTTGAGTGCCCGATCACCGCAccataagtcatgccaaaattttaccTTCACTCCATTGCCGTCTTTGAAGCAAGTATGTGCTGCATAAATGTCCCAccctcttctaatatgtttccaaagCCCAACTCCATACTTCATTAGAACAACACCCTCCCCATGATTCCCTGTGCTTCAAAGCAATGAAGGTTCGCCACAAGGCCTCCCATTCTtggtgatatctccataaccatttgccaagCAAGGCTTGGTTGAAAGATTTCAAATTCCGTATACCCAATCCTCCTTTGATGGGGGAGCAAATTGTGGTCCATTTcaccaagtgaaatttaaactcatccttGAACCCTCTCCAAAGGAAATCACGTTGAAGTTTCTCCATGCGATGAGCCACCTTGGCGGGGAGCGGAAATAATGAGAGGAAATATGTTGTTAAGTCAGAGAGAGTGCTTATTATGAGAGTTACTCGGCCCCCTTTGGATAAGTACGTCCGCTTCCAACCAGCTaatttcctctccattttttctagTATATCATCCCATATGGATTTCGATTTGAACGCCGCGCCCATCAGAAGGCTGAGATATTTCATGGGCAACTGAGATATCTTACACTCCAAGATGGACGCCAGACTCTCCACATTGAGTACATACCCCACTGGAACTACCTCTAATTTagccaaattcatcttcaacccTAACAcggcttcaaaacataataataaagcCCTCACTGCTCGAATTTGCTCCTGTCTGGCCTCACAAAAGATTAGtgtatcatcagcaaacaatAGGTGAGAAATGTTAAGCGAACCTGAACTTGCCTCTCCCACTGAGAATCTTGATATGAACCCTCCCTCTACCGCCCTTGAAATCATCTTGTTGAAAGCttccatcacaaaaacaaagagaaaaggagaaagaCGGTCTCCTTGTCACAAACCACGAGagcttttgaaaaaatcttttgaCTTATTGTTCACCAATACGGAGAAACAAGCCATAGAGATACAATGATGGATCCAGGAACACCATTTAGTGCCAAAGCCGCATCTCTTAAGCATATAAATTAGGAAACTCCAATTGACGTGATCGtatgctttctccatgtctaacttaCATAGGAGTCCCGGCTCTCCCGATTTAATACAACTCTCCAGACATTCATTAGCTATAAGTACTGAGTCGAGGATTTGCCTCCCttgaacaaatgcattttgaggcttcaAAATCAAGCTTTCCATCACCTTGCTCAATTTGTTAGCCAATACtttggataaaattttgtatagcCCACCCACCAAACTAATGGGATGAAAATCTTTCACTTCTACGGCACCGGGCTTTTTGGGAATGAGTGCTAAGAAAGTTGCATTAAGACTTTTCTCGAACCGCCTGCTTCCATGAAATTCATGGAAAACCTCCATGATATCATGTTTAAGCACTTCCCAACAAGTCTGAAAAAAAGCCATGGAGAAGCCATCGGGACCTAGAGCTTTATCGCCAGCCATACCCTTGACCATCGACCTGACCTCTACCTCCTCAAAAGGCCTTTCAAGACGTTCCACAACCTGCAAGTCAAGAACATCAAAAACCAGCCTATCAAGTCTCGACCTCCACACAAATTGTTCCGAAAACAACTTATCATAGTAATTGATAATGTGGTCTGAGATCTCAATATGGTTGGATGAGACCACCCCATCTATCAACAGAGTATCTATAGCATTGTTCCGCCTATGTGAGTTGGCCACTTGGTGAAAAAACTTGGTGCAtctatccccttccttcaaccataatGCTCGTAATTTCTATCGCCAtgatatttcttccaaaagagaCATCCGTTCGATGTTCGCAATCACTTGGGATTTGTGGGCCCGCTCAGTTTCAGAAAGAACcctctcctcttccacacccTCCAAGCCCTTAAGCTCCTCCATTAGAACAGTTTTCTGACTTTTCACATTACCAAACTCTTGTGTATTCCACTCCTTCAAGTCCTTTTTCAAAGACTTTAATTTGCAAGCTAGCGTATAGCTAGCATTATCATGGAAAtggtaagaagaccaccattgtcttATTCTGTCCAGAAAACCCTCtgacttcaaccacatgttctcaaagTTGAAGTACCTTGGGCCTCTTCTAATGCCCCTACAATTCAAAAGAATGGGAAAGTGATATGAACACAACCTGGGTAATCTCTTCTAAATGAGATCCGGATAGCGTACCACCCATTTCGGTGAGATTAGAAATCTATCTATCCTTGACCAAGATGGAAGATCTTGGTTGCTAGACCAAGTGAAGGAACCACCTGCTAGAGGAATATCCTGTAAATTCTGTTCAGAAATGAAGTTAGAAAAATCTACCATGGGTGAGTTGAAACCCGAAACACCCGATCTCTCACTTGGGAAATGAGTGATGTTGAAATCACCTCCAATACACCAAGGTAAGTCCCATATGCTGCTAATATCGGCCAACTCATCCCATAAAGCTTCGTGACTATTCAAGATTAGGCCCATAaacacctgcaaaagcccatTGATAGCCATCCATGACATTCTTAAATGAGCATGCCACCACATAATCCCCCAAGAAATCTTCCATATTTTCCACTACTCCTTTATCCCACATTACTAGTATGCCCTCGGATGCTCTATTGGATGGTAAATAATGCCATCCCACTTGAAAACAACCCCACAAACTCCTAATGATACGAAGAGAAATGACTGCCAGTTTAGTTTCTTGTAGGCAAACAATGTTTACTTTCCAATTCTCTCTCCCCGTACATCCAAGAAAACCCTAAGGAGACCGCCACCATCCCCCATTGCCGGCAAGTGACCCCTCACAGCCGTCATAGACAAAGCCGACAGGCCCCGACGACTTCGCTGAGGGTCGTCCGGCGTCGGTCCTAAGGAGAGAGAAATCCTTACGAAGTGAGAAAACCCTAGATCTGCCGCCACCCACCCTTGCCGGCGAGAGATACCGCACCGTTTCGTCACAGATAAAGCCGACGGACCCCAACGACTTTGCTGAGGGCCGTCCGGCGTCGGTCCACCCTCCGGCGACCTAGATTTCTCTGTGTCGTTTCTCAGAGTACTCCGGCGACCCCCACGACGGCTCCGTTGGTCTTGCCATCGACACAGAACGAGTCGACACTTCTGGCAAGTCTTCTGGGAGTACTCCGGCGTCAAGCAGTGGTCTTCAGCCATGTCCCTGTGTCGCAGATTTAGATTATTTGAGATGACGAATGGTTGTTGAAGGAGGGGAGTTCGTCAGCatgggttcttctatggagttggtCATAGAATCTAAATTCTTTATATTGATGAAGGAGGGGAGCATGTTGGTTCTGGGTTTAACAACAGTACAGTGGCTGGCCAAGGCCATGGAAGCGTGCACAAAAGatgagaaacaagattttttcttcattgtcCGGGAAGGTAGACGCAGTTTCACAGCGCATCGTTGCTCGAATGCTCGAGGATGTTATATGGCGGTGGAGTAGTATGGAGGTGGagggaggaggaattttattttcattcctgagGAGGGGAGCAGTAGCtggagaaggatgggggaggtGCTGCGTGATTTTTCCTTCAGCAAGAGAGGGAGTGACGGTTTGGAAGGACAAGGTGCTGTAGGACATGGCTTTGTCAGGGAGCCGCGTAGCAAACATGTGGAGAGGCAGCTCTAAAGACGGGTCAGGCTTCGGGAGTTCAGAGTGAGGAGGGTCTACAAATTATGCCTCAAGACCAGCTTGTCGAGATGCACAATTCTTTAAaagagatggaaacccaacttggcGAGTTGAAGGCAGCGATAACTATATTGTCTAAGAAAATAGACCGGCTTTCAGTTGGAGGCAACAGGATTGTAAGTAACAAGATAGGCCCGAATTCTTTAAactcagaaaaaggaaaatggaagatCGGATTCGGCCTTGTCCCTATAATCAAATCCAGGAGAGTAtggcgggtcaaaaggaaatctagGTTATTTGAAGCGGGGTCTACATCGGGTATCGGCGTAGAGACATCAGtggaatgtcattcgcctcaTGTAACACAGGATAGACCGATAGCCGGTATTACACCTTTGGTCCCCGAAtaaactatggctccctcgtcagagttgaaggaaaattgaATACTGCCGAGGTCTAAAGGAGATGTAGGATTCACTATCACCctagaggtgaagggacttgctgtcaccccagaatctccaatggagagaaccaatggagttgctaGAGAACCTATGGGTTTGgcattggtgccttgtgtagagTCAGGAGTGCAATTGGAtactgtgtctggggataacgttgctcccctggtctctcttcctccaatagcagaCTGGATTCTACCTAAAGTTAACAAAATTCAGCAGTTTGTGGGAATCTCACATAGAGGAtgtgaagatcaatttaaagacctaatcactgcgattgaggcaagccacgcgcttgaaaccaaatcaaatttcaagaaaagcagggagttacagcATCTTTCTTgagcaatcaactacgacgctaagggtggtagctcaactagaggtaagtctaaagggagggcattgtgaagacgggaatcaaggggttggggttgggtgttcaggtagagttttagttctaggggaaacaaggggttggggtcaggtctggtgtattttgggttgtttttccacgggctttttgggtcattaggggctttttGGATCATTTTGGGCAAgatgttttcttgtatatattcagtgtacttggtttctccttttgatatatataattttttacttatcaaaaaaaaaatgtttacttTCCAACTTCGGAGAATGGATCTAATACGTAGGCGTTTATCCACGTCACTGATCCCTCTCACATTCCAAGACagtattttaggcttcattaacaAAAGAAGTGTCCCTTCCTTTTGCTCTATCTCTCCCCGAAGTTCCCTCCTTATTATCATAGTTAATGTAGTATTGCAATCGTTTcaactctctctcctttctaacAGCTGACTTCATTACTGTAGATCGACCGGCTTCCATGGCTACTAGGAGAGCCATGAATTGGTCTTTATAGTCATCACAGGAAAGTCCCACCCAACCACAAAGCTCTTCTACTTTTTTTAGTACCCAATCTAATGCTTGAGGTGCAATATGAGGTGGGAGCATCTGTAAGGGTGACGGGCTacccatctcctcctcctcactGCCCTCAGAGTCCACAAAAAGACTCAACAAACTGGTACCCTCCCCTATTGGCCTTATCTCCTTTCCCACGACAGAATCCACTCCCGCCATGATAGAATCCACTTCCTCCACTCCCGACACGAAGAACACCTCATTTGACGCACCCATAACTTCCTCAAcagaaatcaaaattttctgcGTCTGGTTCGAAGGCAATGACTTGACAACAGTAACCAGGGCAGCCTCGTATATTTGTCCCAAAACTTCCCCTTCCCCAAAGGGACTGCTCACACCCTTACCACAACTCACAACCATCTCCACAGGCCTTGGCATAGTTGTCTGTGCGCCGGTGACCTCCGTCGTGGTAGTCTATGCAGTTATCGGGCCTTCATGAACATTAGAAACCTCGGAAATCCCTCCTCCATACTCAGATATTGCAACCTCCGCAACGGGACCTCCATCAAAGCCTCTGCAACCTTCGGAAGGGTCGACTGAAGCTTCGCCGTCAACGGTGGCTCAAGCCCACGCATCAACGAGCCACCAACAGCCTGTGATTACTTCCTCCAGAATGGGGAGCACAGAGCGAACTATTCTTATATTACCATTAACTGAGATAAGTGGGCAACCACGGAGATTCATAAGGACACTTTTAGATTCAAAACATGCACAAGCATGATTCTACCAACAATCATTTAAACACAAGACTTGGCAGTTTCAATCACCCTATCCTCCAGGcctttaagtaaaaaatataaatatgaataGTTTCAGTTGGTGTCTATTATATTTGCAAGTTGTAAGCATAATTCC encodes the following:
- the LOC121242550 gene encoding uncharacterized protein LOC121242550 — protein: MIVGVSSPFGEGEVLGQIYEAALVTVVKSLPSNQTQKILISVEEVMGASNEVFFVSGVEEVDSIMAGVDSVVGKEIRPIGEGTSLLSLFVDSEGSEEEEMGSPSPLQMLPPHIAPQALDWVLKKVEELCGWVGLSCDDYKDQFMALLVAMEAGRSTVMKSAVRKERELKRLQYYINYDNKEGTSGRDRAKGRDTSFVNEA